A DNA window from Maribellus comscasis contains the following coding sequences:
- a CDS encoding GntR family transcriptional regulator produces MNDFELHIAELAGQTKVQQLVYSITEAISTGKLKVGDVLPSVNQLSLESGFSRDTVFKAYNILKRRSVVESAPTKGYYVANESFKVFMLLDDFSAFKEQLYQSFRADLPEAYSVDLLFHHYNHEVFRQLVQNSLGRYSMYVIMNIDHKSVDPILEKIDTNKLLIIDMGKPDNDKMNYLTQNFYESVISCLEQSADAIKKYEELVLIYEENNTPHPSETAKAIKKFCKKNQVKYIKNAHFEISELKKGQAYFVIRDADLVKIIKECRNRNLVLGKDVGVLSYNDTPMKEIVGSGISVISTDFEEMGKRAAAFVKNKLRTEIVLPTYVKLRDSL; encoded by the coding sequence TTGAATGATTTTGAGCTACATATAGCCGAATTAGCCGGACAAACCAAAGTACAGCAACTGGTTTATTCCATAACCGAGGCAATCAGTACGGGCAAGCTAAAAGTGGGCGATGTGTTGCCGTCGGTAAACCAGTTGAGTTTGGAAAGCGGCTTTTCCCGCGACACGGTTTTTAAAGCCTATAATATCCTTAAAAGAAGAAGTGTGGTTGAATCGGCGCCAACAAAAGGATATTACGTCGCCAACGAGTCATTTAAAGTTTTTATGTTGCTCGATGATTTTAGTGCTTTTAAAGAGCAGCTGTACCAATCGTTTCGGGCTGATCTGCCGGAGGCGTATTCCGTCGATCTACTGTTTCACCATTACAATCATGAAGTTTTTCGGCAACTTGTTCAAAATAGTTTGGGGCGATACAGTATGTATGTGATAATGAATATCGATCATAAAAGTGTTGACCCGATTTTGGAGAAGATCGATACCAACAAGCTGTTGATAATCGATATGGGAAAACCGGATAACGATAAAATGAATTACCTGACCCAGAATTTTTACGAATCGGTTATTTCCTGTCTTGAACAGAGCGCTGACGCCATAAAAAAATATGAGGAACTGGTTTTAATTTATGAAGAGAACAATACGCCGCATCCTTCAGAAACAGCAAAAGCGATCAAAAAATTTTGTAAAAAGAATCAGGTTAAGTATATAAAAAATGCTCATTTTGAAATTTCAGAGTTAAAAAAAGGGCAGGCGTACTTTGTAATCCGGGATGCCGATCTGGTTAAAATAATTAAAGAGTGCCGGAACAGAAATCTTGTACTGGGAAAGGATGTCGGAGTGCTTTCGTATAACGACACTCCAATGAAGGAGATTGTTGGAAGCGGGATTTCGGTGATATCAACCGATTTTGAGGAAATGGGAAAAAGAGCCGCCGCATTTGTAAAAAACAAATTAAGAACCGAAATTGTACTTCCAACATATGTGAAATTACGGGATTCGCTATAG
- a CDS encoding DUF6786 family protein produces the protein MKIFSLIIIVVFFLGCSNAGKKTDTSVEMQNFEKGSYGYDLETLQKNEKPIELINKNARILLSAKYQGRVMTSTSAGKSGKSYGWINHDLISSGEVLKQFNPVGGEERFWLGPEGGQFSIFFPAGKGFDFEDWNTPASIDTETYDIVEANEKEAVFSKSIELVNYSDFHFQLEVNRKIEILENPVLEDELSVSIPADAKCVGYQTVNTVKNTGDKAWEKETGLLSIWLLGMFNPSPSVTIFIPYKTDVESDYIVKDDYFGKIPEDRLKVRDGMIFFRGDGKERGKIGIPPQRALPYLGSYDTENKVLTIVKTNIPEAAVDYVNSAWELQDFPFKGDAINAYNDGPLEDESQLGPFYELESSSPALALQSGERAAHTQLTVHFEGEEEDLNGICRQVFGITVSEIKNAF, from the coding sequence ATGAAAATATTTAGTTTAATAATAATTGTTGTTTTTTTTCTTGGTTGTTCAAATGCCGGAAAGAAAACAGATACATCCGTGGAAATGCAAAATTTTGAAAAAGGGAGTTACGGTTACGATTTGGAAACATTGCAAAAAAACGAAAAACCGATTGAACTCATCAATAAAAATGCGCGTATTTTACTTTCTGCAAAGTATCAGGGACGTGTTATGACAAGTACTTCTGCCGGAAAATCCGGGAAAAGTTACGGCTGGATAAATCATGATTTGATTTCTTCCGGTGAAGTTTTAAAACAATTCAATCCGGTGGGAGGCGAAGAACGTTTTTGGCTGGGACCTGAAGGAGGACAGTTTTCAATCTTTTTCCCGGCGGGGAAGGGGTTTGATTTTGAAGACTGGAATACTCCGGCAAGCATCGACACGGAAACATACGATATTGTTGAAGCAAATGAAAAAGAAGCTGTTTTTTCAAAATCAATTGAATTAGTCAATTACAGCGATTTTCATTTTCAATTGGAGGTAAACAGGAAAATTGAAATTCTGGAAAATCCTGTTTTGGAAGATGAACTCAGCGTCAGTATTCCTGCAGATGCAAAATGTGTAGGTTATCAAACGGTAAATACGGTAAAAAATACAGGTGATAAAGCCTGGGAAAAGGAAACCGGTCTTCTCTCGATATGGTTGCTTGGGATGTTTAATCCTTCGCCATCGGTAACTATTTTTATCCCTTACAAAACCGATGTTGAATCAGATTATATTGTAAAAGACGATTACTTTGGAAAGATTCCGGAAGATCGTTTAAAAGTGAGAGACGGAATGATATTTTTTAGAGGAGACGGAAAAGAGCGTGGAAAAATTGGAATCCCTCCGCAACGGGCATTGCCTTATTTAGGTAGCTACGACACAGAGAATAAGGTTTTAACCATCGTAAAAACCAATATTCCGGAAGCTGCTGTCGACTATGTAAATTCGGCCTGGGAGCTGCAGGATTTTCCTTTTAAAGGAGATGCCATTAACGCCTACAACGACGGACCTTTGGAAGATGAAAGCCAGTTGGGACCATTTTACGAGCTGGAGTCATCGTCACCGGCTCTGGCCTTACAGTCCGGGGAGCGTGCTGCACACACACAGCTTACCGTCCATTTTGAAGGAGAAGAAGAAGATTTAAATGGTATTTGCCGGCAGGTTTTTGGGATAACTGTTTCTGAAATTAAAAACGCTTTTTAA